In the Egibacteraceae bacterium genome, one interval contains:
- a CDS encoding branched-chain amino acid ABC transporter permease codes for MTAVESRPPAGSHRRPPRTWRRRAAMPALIGVLFLATVVPSGLGLYNPYIQLVLIYIGVNIVLTVSLNLVNGYMGEFSVGHAAFMGVGAYVSSVTTVALVIGNPRLGGPLLPEASSLVVFPLSLLLGGVAAAVFGLLVAIPSFRVRGDYLAIITLAVNFIFKSLVENLDVIGGPRGFLGMTRVTSAMGRAVDVPWTMIWAFVATVGTVYVVHSLVNSTFGKAIVAIREDEIAAELMTVDTRRVKVVAFLLSCGLAGVAGGLFAHVLGFINPAGFGILKSTEVLVMVYLGGMGSITGSVLSAAGLTVLLEAMRPLHVFRWVLIPLLLILLMRFRPTGLMGSRELTDVFPALRRWFGRPPEDEHFEHTGGRVS; via the coding sequence GTGACGGCCGTGGAGTCCCGGCCACCCGCCGGCAGCCACCGGCGCCCCCCGCGGACGTGGCGGCGGCGCGCCGCGATGCCCGCCCTCATCGGCGTCTTGTTCCTGGCCACCGTCGTGCCGTCGGGACTGGGCCTCTACAACCCCTACATCCAGCTCGTGCTGATCTACATCGGCGTCAACATCGTCCTCACCGTCAGCCTCAACCTCGTCAACGGCTACATGGGCGAGTTCTCCGTCGGGCACGCGGCCTTCATGGGCGTGGGGGCCTACGTGAGCTCGGTCACCACCGTCGCGCTCGTCATCGGCAACCCCCGCCTCGGGGGCCCGCTGCTGCCGGAGGCCTCCTCGCTCGTGGTGTTCCCCCTCTCCCTGCTCCTCGGGGGCGTCGCGGCAGCGGTCTTCGGCCTGCTCGTGGCCATCCCCTCCTTCCGCGTCCGCGGCGACTACCTCGCCATCATCACGCTGGCGGTGAACTTCATCTTCAAGAGCCTGGTCGAGAACCTCGACGTCATCGGCGGTCCCCGGGGGTTCCTCGGCATGACGCGGGTCACGAGCGCGATGGGCCGTGCCGTCGACGTCCCGTGGACGATGATCTGGGCGTTCGTGGCGACGGTCGGGACCGTCTACGTCGTGCACAGCCTCGTGAACTCCACCTTCGGCAAAGCCATCGTCGCCATCCGCGAGGACGAGATCGCCGCCGAGCTCATGACCGTCGACACCCGACGCGTCAAGGTCGTCGCCTTCCTGCTGTCCTGCGGGCTCGCGGGCGTGGCCGGAGGCCTGTTCGCCCATGTCCTCGGGTTCATCAACCCCGCCGGGTTCGGCATCCTGAAGTCGACCGAGGTCCTCGTGATGGTCTACCTCGGCGGCATGGGCTCGATCACGGGCTCGGTGCTCAGCGCCGCCGGTTTGACCGTCCTGCTCGAGGCGATGCGTCCGCTGCACGTCTTCCGCTGGGTGCTCATCCCCCTGCTGCTCATCCTCCTCATGCGCTTCCGCCCCACCGGGCTCATGGGCAGCCGTGAGCTCACCGACGTGTTCCCCGCCCTGCGCCGCTGGTTCGGTCGACCGCCCGAGGACGAGCACTTCGAGCACACGGGCGGGCGCGTCTCGTGA
- a CDS encoding ABC transporter substrate-binding protein: MRMWRRYGKAAFVAACALALAACGGGGGGGAGADVVRVGINAEITGSIPKVGEQTRHAAEMFVEELNNAGGVDLGDRQVTLELVIEDNGATPEGAAAASTKLITQDNVAVIVGANASAQAIPAAEVADANATPIISPWSTNPDTTAGRPYAFRVPFLDDFQGPVIANFVEEEFGFERAAVLYDVGSDYPKGLAEFFTQAWEEDGHEVVATETFTTGDSDFSAQLTSIRNSGADFLFTPQYYNEVPLIVSQARSLGIDVPIMGSDSWSDPQTLELCGEECEGTFFSAHYVPAGATGSTKEFIDAYEERYGEIPGDVAALTWDAMQIVVEGIRNCGEITGEVATDRDCIRDGMAAIEELEGITGTMSFDDEGDPVKCAVIARIEEGDFVFHQEVCP, encoded by the coding sequence ATGCGAATGTGGCGTCGGTACGGGAAGGCGGCGTTCGTGGCCGCGTGCGCGCTCGCACTGGCGGCGTGCGGCGGAGGCGGAGGAGGCGGGGCAGGAGCCGATGTCGTGCGGGTCGGCATCAACGCCGAGATCACCGGCTCCATCCCGAAGGTGGGCGAGCAGACGCGTCATGCGGCCGAGATGTTCGTCGAGGAGCTCAACAACGCCGGAGGTGTGGACCTCGGTGACCGCCAGGTCACGCTCGAGCTCGTCATCGAGGACAACGGCGCGACCCCGGAGGGCGCGGCGGCGGCATCGACGAAGCTCATCACCCAGGACAACGTCGCGGTCATCGTCGGCGCGAACGCCAGTGCACAGGCGATCCCCGCAGCCGAGGTGGCCGATGCGAACGCCACACCGATCATCAGCCCGTGGTCGACGAACCCCGACACCACCGCCGGGCGCCCGTACGCGTTCCGGGTCCCCTTCCTCGACGACTTCCAGGGGCCGGTGATCGCCAACTTCGTCGAGGAGGAGTTCGGGTTCGAGCGCGCCGCGGTGCTCTATGACGTCGGAAGCGACTACCCGAAGGGGCTCGCGGAGTTCTTCACCCAGGCGTGGGAGGAGGACGGTCACGAGGTGGTCGCGACCGAGACCTTCACGACCGGCGACAGCGACTTCAGCGCGCAGCTCACGTCGATCCGCAACTCGGGCGCGGACTTCCTCTTCACCCCGCAGTACTACAACGAGGTGCCGTTGATCGTGTCACAGGCCCGCAGCCTCGGCATCGACGTGCCGATCATGGGCAGCGACTCGTGGAGCGACCCCCAGACGCTCGAGCTCTGCGGTGAGGAGTGCGAGGGCACCTTCTTCAGCGCCCACTACGTGCCGGCCGGCGCGACCGGCTCGACGAAGGAGTTCATCGACGCCTACGAGGAGCGCTACGGCGAGATCCCGGGGGACGTCGCCGCGCTCACGTGGGACGCGATGCAGATCGTCGTCGAGGGCATCCGCAACTGCGGGGAGATCACCGGTGAGGTGGCCACCGACCGCGACTGCATCCGCGACGGCATGGCGGCGATCGAGGAGCTCGAGGGCATCACCGGCACGATGAGCTTCGATGACGAGGGCGACCCGGTGAAGTGCGCGGTCATCGCCCGCATCGAGGAGGGGGACTTCGTCTTCCACCAGGAGGTGTGCCCGTAG
- a CDS encoding branched-chain amino acid ABC transporter permease: MSLTTFLQHFLNALQWGSFYALIAVGYTMVYGVLLLINFAHGDIFMVGAYLGMFVALFLLAQYDVALPLDLPAWALLPLTILVAMALTAVVGVTIERVAYRPLRRKGAPRLYVVITALMFGLLLEYGNLATLGARDRQFPRLIEPTLYNIGGVRFTNVRVAVIVLSLLAMAVLGFLVQRTKTGMAMRAISYDRLAVPLMGVSVDRIIVVTFVIGSAMAALAGVMFGVSYPILSFNMGLLFGWKAFIAAVVGGIGSIRGAVVGGYILGFVEIFVAAFMPSTYRDLIAFSVLLLIITIRPTGLFGVARRTKV; this comes from the coding sequence GTGAGCCTGACCACGTTCCTGCAGCACTTCCTGAACGCGCTGCAGTGGGGCAGCTTCTACGCGCTCATCGCGGTCGGCTACACGATGGTGTACGGGGTGCTGCTGCTCATCAACTTCGCCCACGGCGACATCTTCATGGTCGGCGCCTACCTCGGGATGTTCGTCGCCCTGTTCCTGCTCGCCCAGTACGACGTCGCCCTCCCCCTCGACCTGCCCGCATGGGCGCTGCTGCCGCTAACCATCCTCGTCGCGATGGCCCTCACCGCAGTCGTCGGCGTGACGATCGAGCGGGTCGCCTACCGCCCGTTGCGGCGCAAGGGCGCGCCGAGGCTGTACGTCGTCATCACCGCGCTCATGTTCGGCCTGCTGCTCGAGTACGGCAACCTGGCGACCCTCGGGGCGCGGGACCGCCAGTTCCCCCGGCTCATCGAGCCGACGCTCTACAACATCGGCGGGGTGCGCTTCACCAACGTGCGGGTGGCGGTCATCGTGCTGTCGCTGCTCGCCATGGCCGTGCTCGGGTTCCTCGTCCAGCGGACGAAGACCGGCATGGCGATGCGGGCGATCTCCTACGACCGGCTCGCGGTCCCGCTCATGGGCGTGTCGGTGGACCGCATCATCGTCGTCACCTTCGTCATAGGCTCCGCGATGGCCGCCCTCGCCGGGGTCATGTTCGGCGTGTCCTACCCGATACTCAGCTTCAACATGGGGCTGCTGTTCGGGTGGAAGGCGTTCATCGCCGCGGTCGTCGGCGGCATCGGCTCGATACGCGGCGCGGTCGTCGGCGGCTACATCCTCGGCTTCGTGGAGATCTTCGTCGCGGCCTTCATGCCGTCGACCTACCGGGACCTCATCGCCTTCAGCGTCCTGCTGCTCATCATCACCATCCGCCCGACCGGCCTGTTCGGGGTCGCGAGAAGGACGAAGGTGTGA
- a CDS encoding dihydrolipoamide acetyltransferase family protein: MVARDFLLPDLGEGLTDGEVVRWLVAVGDTVEVDQPVAEVETAKAVVEVPSPFAGTVTALHAAVGQEVAVGKPLMTVDAAGSPALDASGDAPAGARGSEGVEEGDGASGSVLVGYGTAGGARARRRRPVGGPAEAPRGNGASAPRTPPARPLAKPPVRKMAKDLGVDLAEVPGSGPGGTVTREDVRAYVDAARPVAEREAEAPLAEAARKDVPELTERIPLRGVRKRIAEKMATSRREIPEAVTWVDCDATALMGLRADLNASQAVVRVSPLAIIMRACVAGLREFPEVNARLDTGTGEIVLHRFVHLGLAAHTERGLVVPVIRNAHRLTTLELAAELNRLAAGAREGTLAPGDMTGGTFTVSNYGSFGVDGGSPVINHPEAAILGVGRISERPWVVAGVVAVRQVMQLSIAFDHRVCDGGEAAGFLRFVADCVERPGRLLGVL, encoded by the coding sequence GTCGTGCGCTGGCTCGTTGCGGTGGGCGACACCGTCGAGGTCGACCAGCCCGTCGCCGAGGTTGAGACCGCCAAGGCCGTCGTCGAGGTGCCGAGCCCGTTCGCCGGCACCGTGACCGCCCTGCACGCCGCGGTGGGGCAGGAGGTGGCGGTCGGCAAGCCGCTCATGACCGTCGACGCGGCCGGATCGCCGGCGCTCGATGCTTCCGGTGACGCCCCTGCCGGGGCGCGCGGCAGCGAGGGTGTCGAGGAAGGCGACGGGGCCTCGGGCAGCGTGCTCGTCGGGTACGGCACCGCCGGTGGAGCACGCGCACGGCGCCGGCGGCCGGTCGGTGGACCGGCGGAGGCGCCGCGCGGCAACGGCGCGTCGGCGCCCCGCACGCCACCTGCCCGTCCCCTCGCGAAGCCACCGGTGCGCAAGATGGCGAAGGACCTCGGGGTCGACCTGGCCGAGGTGCCCGGTTCGGGCCCAGGCGGCACCGTCACCCGCGAGGACGTCCGGGCGTACGTCGACGCCGCCCGGCCTGTCGCCGAACGCGAGGCGGAGGCGCCGCTCGCCGAGGCCGCCCGCAAGGACGTTCCGGAGCTCACCGAGCGCATCCCCCTGCGGGGGGTGCGCAAGCGCATCGCCGAGAAGATGGCCACCTCGCGCCGGGAGATCCCCGAGGCGGTCACGTGGGTGGACTGCGACGCCACCGCGCTGATGGGGCTGCGCGCCGACCTCAACGCCTCGCAGGCCGTCGTCCGGGTCAGCCCCCTGGCGATCATCATGCGCGCCTGCGTCGCCGGCCTGCGGGAGTTCCCCGAGGTGAACGCCCGGCTCGACACCGGCACCGGCGAGATCGTCCTGCACCGCTTCGTGCACCTCGGCCTGGCGGCGCACACGGAGCGGGGCCTCGTCGTGCCGGTGATCAGGAACGCCCACCGGTTGACCACACTCGAGCTCGCCGCCGAGCTCAACCGGCTGGCGGCCGGAGCCCGGGAGGGCACGCTCGCCCCCGGGGACATGACGGGCGGGACGTTCACCGTGAGCAACTACGGGTCGTTCGGCGTCGACGGGGGCAGCCCGGTCATCAACCACCCTGAGGCCGCGATTCTCGGCGTGGGACGCATCAGCGAGCGCCCGTGGGTGGTCGCCGGCGTCGTGGCGGTGCGCCAGGTGATGCAGCTGTCGATCGCCTTCGACCACCGGGTCTGCGACGGCGGCGAGGCAGCGGGCTTCCTGCGGTTCGTCGCCGACTGCGTGGAGAGGCCCGGCAGGCTCCTCGGGGTGCTCTGA